The following proteins are encoded in a genomic region of Deltaproteobacteria bacterium:
- the obgE gene encoding GTPase ObgE: protein MRYKFIDEAAILTRSGNGGSGCVSFRREKHVPLGGPDGGNGGRGGDVVIYPDTQIATLLDYKFQPRHFADNGRPGEGNQCSGRDGEPMILRVPVGTVVYNEETGDELGDLCEPDIPFVVAQGGRGGKGNAHFKTSTRQAPKFSQPGEPGEELTLRFELKLIADVGLVGMPSVGKSSLIARMSSAKPKIADYPFTTLAPNLGVVKFGITEHYVVADVPGLIVGASDGAGLGSRFLRHVERVRRIAHLVTVCSEEPGRDPIEDFEAIENELKLHDEKLSQVEKVLVLNRMDLPDVQEEAERIGEYAKEKGLPFFAISAATGEGIQDLINYLGEAINKSRALAESESESEA, encoded by the coding sequence GTGAGATACAAATTCATAGATGAAGCAGCTATATTGACCCGTTCAGGTAATGGCGGGTCAGGTTGCGTTTCCTTTCGACGCGAAAAGCACGTACCTCTCGGTGGTCCCGACGGCGGCAACGGTGGTCGCGGCGGTGATGTTGTGATCTATCCTGATACACAAATCGCTACACTCCTCGATTATAAGTTTCAGCCTCGACACTTCGCAGACAATGGTCGCCCTGGTGAGGGTAACCAATGTTCTGGGCGTGATGGCGAGCCGATGATTCTGCGCGTTCCGGTCGGAACGGTTGTTTACAACGAAGAAACCGGTGATGAGCTTGGCGATTTGTGTGAGCCTGATATTCCTTTCGTCGTGGCACAGGGTGGCCGGGGCGGAAAAGGCAACGCGCACTTTAAAACATCAACACGACAAGCACCTAAATTCTCCCAGCCCGGTGAGCCAGGGGAAGAGCTAACTTTACGGTTCGAGCTTAAGCTCATCGCAGATGTTGGTTTAGTGGGAATGCCAAGCGTTGGTAAGTCTTCGTTGATTGCGCGGATGTCGTCGGCCAAACCTAAGATAGCTGATTATCCATTTACGACTTTGGCACCCAATTTAGGTGTCGTTAAATTTGGTATTACTGAGCACTACGTTGTCGCGGATGTACCAGGTCTCATTGTTGGTGCTTCAGATGGCGCCGGTTTGGGCTCAAGGTTCTTACGCCACGTTGAACGTGTACGACGTATCGCTCACTTGGTAACCGTATGCTCAGAAGAACCCGGGCGAGATCCTATTGAAGATTTTGAAGCGATTGAGAATGAGCTTAAGCTGCACGACGAGAAGTTGTCGCAGGTTGAGAAGGTTCTTGTTTTGAATCGAATGGATTTACCGGATGTTCAGGAAGAAGCTGAGCGGATTGGAGAATACGCTAAGGAGAAGGGTCTTCCCTTCTTCGCGATTTCAGCCGCAACAGGCGAGGGCATTCAAGACCTCATTAATTACCTTGGTGAGGCGATCAACAAGTCACGCGCCTTGGCCGAATCTGAATCTGAGTCCGAGGCTTAG
- a CDS encoding tetratricopeptide repeat protein, with translation MADLLNILGFGFSLWMFVDALRRKADFYWYILIILLMPIGGFIYFFFIKLPELQAASADGSGSGLAAIPFPMRKGPSIRSLQSQVNETPSQENKLALAWALFEDQRIPESSEIFLACHREDDDDAECLYGIARCLSANGEHAQAATYFEKVISLDRVFRDYDPWLDLAFGYLQIEDSNKALEVLAKLIEEAPRVKHKTILGRCLADAGFHDQARTALTEAIADYEESSFFLQRDNETWVTQARELLAGLPTDLH, from the coding sequence ATGGCTGACTTACTGAATATATTGGGCTTTGGATTTAGCCTTTGGATGTTTGTGGATGCGCTACGGCGTAAAGCAGACTTTTATTGGTACATCCTCATCATTTTGCTCATGCCAATTGGTGGATTTATCTACTTCTTCTTCATCAAATTGCCTGAGCTCCAAGCAGCCTCCGCCGATGGCAGTGGCAGTGGTCTGGCGGCCATTCCATTTCCTATGCGCAAAGGGCCATCGATTCGCTCACTGCAGTCACAGGTCAATGAAACTCCCAGCCAGGAAAATAAGCTTGCTCTAGCTTGGGCACTTTTTGAAGACCAACGCATTCCAGAGAGTTCTGAAATTTTCTTGGCCTGTCACCGAGAGGATGACGACGACGCTGAATGTTTATACGGAATCGCCCGGTGCCTCAGTGCCAATGGCGAGCACGCACAAGCTGCCACCTATTTCGAAAAAGTAATTAGTTTGGACCGGGTATTTCGCGACTACGACCCCTGGCTTGACCTCGCTTTTGGGTATCTGCAAATCGAAGATTCGAATAAAGCGCTTGAGGTTCTCGCCAAACTTATTGAAGAAGCACCTCGGGTTAAGCACAAAACCATTCTAGGTCGCTGCCTTGCTGATGCAGGCTTTCACGACCAAGCTCGCACAGCCCTCACCGAAGCCATTGCAGACTACGAAGAGTCGAGCTTCTTCTTGCAAAGAGACAATGAAACTTGGGTGACGCAAGCACGAGAGCTTCTCGCTGGTTTACCTACAGATTTACATTAG
- the rplU gene encoding 50S ribosomal protein L21, whose amino-acid sequence MYAVIRTGNKQHRVVKGERLKIEKLAGDVGADYQFTDVLLVGNEDDVKIGTPVVSGAAVSAKIVDQGRHSKVDVFKRKKRKGFHKLKGHRQPFTEVEILEING is encoded by the coding sequence ATGTACGCAGTAATACGCACTGGAAACAAACAACATCGCGTTGTCAAAGGCGAACGCCTTAAGATCGAAAAGCTAGCTGGCGATGTAGGTGCTGATTATCAGTTTACCGACGTTCTGTTAGTTGGTAATGAAGATGACGTAAAAATCGGCACTCCTGTAGTGAGCGGCGCAGCCGTCTCTGCAAAGATTGTCGATCAAGGTCGTCACTCTAAAGTTGACGTTTTCAAGCGCAAGAAGCGCAAAGGCTTTCACAAGCTTAAAGGTCACCGTCAGCCATTTACCGAAGTTGAAATTTTAGAAATCAACGGATAA
- a CDS encoding HIT family protein, which yields MAETIFSKILSGDIPSYKVYEDDLVYAFLDIGPLSPGHTLVIPKEAAPTLDALSDESSAAIGRVLPRLCRAVMAATGTKEYNVLQNNGTSAHQAVMHVHYHIIPKPDVERGLGVGWPSTTLVQNDAQALAKAITEAI from the coding sequence ATGGCAGAAACAATTTTCTCGAAAATTCTGAGCGGTGACATTCCATCTTACAAGGTCTACGAAGACGACTTGGTCTACGCCTTTTTGGATATTGGGCCCTTAAGCCCCGGACATACACTGGTTATTCCTAAGGAAGCTGCGCCCACGCTCGATGCGCTCTCAGACGAGTCGTCAGCAGCAATTGGGCGAGTTCTACCGAGGCTCTGCCGAGCGGTCATGGCTGCCACAGGGACCAAAGAGTACAATGTCCTTCAAAACAATGGCACAAGTGCTCACCAGGCCGTCATGCATGTTCACTACCACATCATCCCCAAGCCCGACGTTGAACGTGGGCTCGGTGTAGGGTGGCCGAGTACAACCCTTGTGCAAAATGACGCTCAGGCCTTGGCAAAAGCCATTACAGAGGCCATTTAA
- the rpmA gene encoding 50S ribosomal protein L27, giving the protein MAHKKGQGSTRNGRDSNPKFRGVKRADGMYVKAGNILVRQTGTKIHAGRSVGMGKDFTLFALETGVVKYQKSKNRTVAVIVNAS; this is encoded by the coding sequence ATGGCACACAAAAAAGGTCAGGGTTCTACCCGTAACGGTCGCGATTCCAATCCTAAGTTCCGCGGCGTCAAGCGTGCCGATGGTATGTACGTTAAAGCAGGTAATATTCTTGTACGCCAAACAGGCACCAAGATTCATGCTGGACGTAGCGTAGGAATGGGCAAAGATTTCACATTGTTCGCTCTTGAAACTGGTGTTGTAAAATACCAGAAGAGCAAGAACCGCACTGTAGCGGTCATTGTAAACGCTTCCTGA